A region of Plantactinospora sp. BC1 DNA encodes the following proteins:
- a CDS encoding PadR family transcriptional regulator, which produces MELRGHLDLLLLGALRRAEPAHGYALIAALRDRSDGTFDLPEGTVYPALHRLERDGLVSSEWDAGAPRRRRVYRLTPSGVTALTTKRREWRTFAQAVQAIVGQDVKELPA; this is translated from the coding sequence ATGGAGCTGCGTGGGCATCTGGACCTACTGCTACTCGGCGCATTGCGCCGGGCTGAGCCAGCACATGGCTATGCGTTGATCGCTGCATTGCGGGATCGGTCCGATGGCACTTTTGATCTTCCGGAGGGCACGGTCTATCCAGCGCTGCACCGCCTGGAACGCGACGGCCTGGTGAGTAGCGAGTGGGACGCAGGTGCTCCTCGGCGGCGTCGGGTCTACCGCTTGACCCCGTCTGGGGTGACGGCGCTGACAACGAAGCGGCGAGAGTGGCGCACGTTCGCGCAGGCCGTACAGGCGATCGTGGGGCAGGACGTCAAGGAACTCCCGGCGTGA
- a CDS encoding DUF488 family protein: MTHPLITVGHGTLSQQEFAALLKTAGIVELVDVRRFPGSRRHPHFSREALTDWLPAAGIRYRWEERLGGRRRLPPESPDVWWQVDAFRAYATHMRTPEFQDAMTTLTTQLEVSTLAVMCSESVWWRCHRRLIADFAAKVCEIPVRHLAHNGRLTEHAVAPGARLSTTGSLVYDLA; encoded by the coding sequence GTGACCCACCCACTCATCACCGTTGGGCACGGGACCCTCAGTCAACAGGAGTTCGCCGCCCTCCTGAAGACCGCCGGAATCGTAGAGCTGGTAGACGTCCGCCGCTTCCCGGGAAGTCGACGCCACCCTCACTTCAGCCGGGAAGCCCTCACCGACTGGCTCCCGGCGGCCGGCATCCGCTACCGGTGGGAAGAACGCCTCGGCGGACGCCGCCGGCTGCCGCCCGAATCACCGGACGTCTGGTGGCAGGTGGACGCGTTCCGCGCGTACGCGACCCACATGCGCACCCCGGAGTTCCAGGACGCCATGACGACCCTCACCACCCAACTTGAGGTCTCCACGTTGGCGGTGATGTGCAGCGAGAGCGTGTGGTGGCGCTGCCACCGCCGTCTCATCGCCGACTTCGCCGCCAAGGTCTGTGAGATCCCAGTACGCCACCTCGCCCACAACGGCCGGCTTACCGAACACGCCGTCGCACCGGGCGCGAGACTGTCAACCACGGGATCGCTGGTCTACGACCTCGCCTGA
- a CDS encoding metalloregulator ArsR/SmtB family transcription factor, producing MPEEFDTQVERIAALGEPVRRELYQYVVAQDTPVGREQAAAGAGVAHHTAKFHLDKLVADGLLDAEYARPPGRGGPGAGRPAKLYRRAARDISVNLPDRRYELAGHVMAEAITIAARDDIPIMEALRAAAAATGRSLTGGAATGEDPGPGGPIERVGELLASNGYEPRTADGTITLANCPFHNLAQTYTELVCGMNLGLIDALLDGLGRTELRARLDPGPGRCCVTVTTR from the coding sequence ATGCCCGAGGAGTTCGATACGCAGGTCGAGCGGATCGCCGCGCTCGGCGAACCGGTCCGGCGCGAGCTCTACCAGTACGTCGTCGCGCAAGACACCCCGGTCGGGCGCGAGCAGGCGGCAGCCGGTGCCGGGGTAGCACACCACACCGCCAAGTTCCACCTGGACAAGCTGGTGGCCGACGGTCTGCTCGACGCCGAATACGCCCGCCCACCCGGACGGGGCGGTCCCGGCGCGGGTCGCCCTGCCAAGCTCTACCGGCGGGCGGCTCGCGACATCTCGGTGAACCTGCCCGACCGCCGCTACGAACTTGCCGGCCACGTCATGGCCGAAGCCATCACGATCGCCGCCCGGGACGACATCCCGATCATGGAAGCGCTGCGCGCCGCCGCGGCGGCCACCGGCCGTAGTCTCACCGGTGGTGCCGCGACCGGCGAAGACCCGGGGCCGGGCGGCCCGATCGAGAGGGTCGGTGAGCTGCTCGCGTCCAACGGCTACGAACCCAGGACCGCTGACGGCACCATCACCCTGGCGAACTGCCCCTTCCACAACCTCGCGCAGACCTACACCGAACTGGTGTGCGGGATGAATCTCGGGCTGATCGACGCGCTGCTCGACGGCCTCGGCAGGACCGAACTCCGTGCCCGTCTCGACCCCGGACCCGGCCGATGCTGCGTCACCGTCACCACCCGATGA
- a CDS encoding permease prefix domain 1-containing protein has product MTGKGEHVGPSGQDPTAAVGVVDRHLDEMFDQLAGSGAVGRRVLSEVEDHLRDAVADEMARGVPAEQAERNAVTRFGSPDRIAGPLRRARRGVAVRAMVSDAWLLAGLAALLFAATYLLKALDVAMLRLTHPEQLPSCLERPTAPADVSNAIAPCGTGASATNAYARIGVIALLAAVVVLTARWLTIRKTALAPASQRFPLLAAALTAAAGAALFLLYPVTPSGRPLFGASGGTPLWWTGSWHQIILGGLALLTSIAIGCGHFTRRRRARAADRLA; this is encoded by the coding sequence GTGACTGGCAAAGGAGAGCACGTGGGACCTTCCGGCCAGGACCCGACGGCGGCTGTGGGCGTGGTCGACCGTCACCTCGACGAGATGTTCGACCAGCTGGCCGGGAGTGGAGCAGTTGGCCGGCGAGTGCTTTCGGAGGTGGAGGACCACCTACGAGACGCCGTCGCCGACGAGATGGCGCGGGGCGTTCCGGCAGAACAAGCCGAACGCAACGCGGTCACCCGGTTCGGATCACCGGACCGCATCGCCGGCCCCCTGCGCCGTGCTCGGCGCGGCGTCGCGGTCCGCGCGATGGTCTCCGACGCCTGGCTTCTCGCCGGGCTCGCCGCGCTGTTGTTCGCCGCCACGTACCTGCTCAAGGCCCTCGACGTAGCGATGCTGCGGCTCACCCACCCCGAGCAACTGCCATCATGCCTCGAGCGACCAACGGCGCCGGCCGACGTCTCCAACGCCATCGCCCCATGCGGTACGGGCGCCTCTGCCACGAATGCCTATGCCCGGATAGGTGTGATCGCGTTGTTGGCGGCCGTGGTGGTGCTGACGGCGCGCTGGCTGACCATCCGTAAAACCGCCCTGGCTCCAGCGTCCCAACGCTTCCCGCTCCTCGCCGCCGCGTTGACCGCCGCAGCCGGAGCGGCGCTGTTCCTGCTGTACCCGGTCACCCCGTCCGGGCGGCCTCTGTTCGGCGCCAGTGGCGGCACACCCCTGTGGTGGACCGGATCGTGGCATCAGATCATCCTCGGTGGGCTCGCGCTGCTGACCTCGATTGCCATTGGCTGCGGGCACTTCACCCGAAGGCGCCGCGCCCGAGCCGCCGATCGCCTCGCATAG
- the folE gene encoding GTP cyclohydrolase I FolE has protein sequence MTSTAWTECPPVDPAPRPPYLRLARAAPPVELAAAEDAVRALLTALGQDVDSEHLRDTPRRVAAAYAELLTPEAFTLTTFPNDGGYDELILVRDVPFRSLCEHHLLPFHGVAHVAYLPEERIVGLSKLARVVEHFARGLQVQERLTRQVADYLQQNLRPKGVAVVLEAEHLCMSLRGVRAYGARTLTSALLGLHRDDPATRQEFFALTGVRR, from the coding sequence ATGACCAGCACTGCCTGGACCGAGTGCCCGCCGGTGGACCCGGCACCACGGCCACCGTACCTGCGGCTGGCCAGGGCCGCGCCGCCGGTGGAGTTGGCGGCCGCCGAGGACGCGGTTCGCGCGTTGTTGACCGCGCTCGGCCAGGACGTCGATTCGGAACACCTGCGTGACACTCCCCGGCGGGTGGCCGCGGCCTACGCCGAACTACTCACCCCCGAGGCGTTCACGCTGACCACGTTTCCCAACGACGGCGGGTACGACGAGCTGATCCTCGTCCGCGACGTGCCGTTCCGATCGCTGTGCGAGCACCACCTGCTGCCGTTCCACGGCGTCGCACACGTGGCCTACCTGCCCGAGGAGCGGATCGTCGGGCTGTCCAAGCTCGCCCGGGTCGTCGAGCACTTCGCCCGGGGGCTGCAGGTGCAGGAACGGCTCACCCGGCAGGTCGCGGACTACCTCCAGCAGAACCTGCGCCCGAAGGGCGTCGCCGTGGTCCTGGAAGCCGAACACCTGTGCATGTCACTTCGCGGCGTCCGCGCCTACGGCGCCCGCACCCTCACCTCCGCCCTCCTCGGCCTGCACCGCGACGACCCGGCCACCCGGCAGGAGTTCTTCGCCCTCACCGGCGTCCGTCGCTGA